From Solidesulfovibrio carbinoliphilus subsp. oakridgensis, the proteins below share one genomic window:
- a CDS encoding CheR family methyltransferase — MSPSKKHRPTETPGRQEPSPLAPQTADPHAIGETIKEHKAPPIPIVAIGASAGDLEAIETFFAHMPPDSGAAFILVQHLSPEHDSRMSERVGQATQMATRQAADGLRVAPDTVYTMPPGKELLILDGSLNLAEPERPRGHNRPIDRFFASLAKDQKGNAVCILLPGTGSDGTLSLKTVQASGGITLAQNSDARFADRLQSGLTTGVVDYVLDVQEMPGKILNLLKHRPNLPLESQATVETMEKSEFIKKILRKIKVKRGHDFSWYKPNTVARRIARRMALLQIPERQDYLAYIKNNDAEIKMLFQELLIGVTNFFRDEEAFEILARTVIPKIITGKSEAETIRFWVAGCSTGEEAYSLAMLLAEHMGRHGKTNRVQIFATDIDEESLEVARHGLFPAAVEAHVSPERLSRFFSKEGPAYRVMKSLREMIIFAPHSLIRDPPYSHIDCISCRNLLIYLSPDLQKKVLPMFHYSLNPQGFLFLGPSESVTEQMGLFETVDRKWKIFQAKANTPGKIHDIPFILSNGQQVMLETSNESCHSDHTSYTRQAQQLIVTRFSASSVVINDRYEPLTFFGPVNRYFEVTAGESTKSILLLAKESLRPYLRSTLHTALKENQSVRRNSLHLPVDGRIETVDLIVMPLWEDERLERLFLVVFEHVGWSGDKAASHMIGPTADCEVLIKSLEQELNAAKTELQTMVQELEGANEQLKSSNEELMSMNEELQSSNEELETSREELHSINEELTSLNNEMQHKFDDLCSANSDLQNFINSSRIATLFLDKNLTIRRFTPQVMDFFNILDVDIGRPFAHLRSRIDYKEIFEDIHHVLETLMPLERQLVGQADQRILTRVIPYRSINDRIDGVVLTFMDVTSAVAAEKRLSQQTEELETLYKTIPDIYFKVAPDGTILNCRSTHQPDIIPDATLVAGKHFSEIFGPEHGATLEEALQEAREADAQRSLDLHFVAHGNNRHLEVRIVPVAAETFVVMRDMTGLKQAEDRLRFQADVLSQVSDALIAVDEAGSIILWNPGAERILEIPAERAMGQPLEAFTGIKWIMADDAAADRPEDRQLWIKEFDHARADGSHIVVESSVSVLRDTRGNRIGLLAILRDVSDNKRFAKELLEAKQKAERANRTKSEFLANMSHEIRTPMNGILGMTQLALNRDLPDDVREFLQLVHQSGQSLLDIINDILDLSKIEAGRVVLEQKPFDLVEMVESTLKPLGLLARDKGLTFLFSIAPGVPDRVIGDKGRLRQILTNMVGNAIKFTKRGRVEVKVRLAEIQEPGRASLLFLIKDEGIGISSAQIHSIFEKFEQIASSAHVQYGGTGLGLAISKALVEMMGGVIQVESELHRGSTFSFVLTLEKVAEIETTPPSPLSAGQDGISPLKILLVEDNQVNSLFASHILQSWGHTVEIANNGRQAVETLKTREFDLVLMDALMPVMDGEQATRLIRSGEAGNPDIPIVAQTAYALQGDRERFLSVGMNDYISKPLNLDELQRVLGRVMEAKKKDRSH; from the coding sequence ATGTCGCCATCCAAGAAGCACAGGCCGACAGAAACGCCGGGCAGGCAAGAACCTTCGCCGCTTGCGCCGCAAACCGCAGATCCCCACGCCATTGGCGAAACGATAAAGGAACACAAGGCTCCCCCTATCCCCATTGTGGCCATCGGCGCGTCCGCCGGCGACCTGGAGGCCATCGAAACCTTTTTTGCCCACATGCCGCCGGACAGCGGCGCGGCCTTCATCCTGGTCCAGCACCTCTCACCGGAACACGACAGCCGTATGTCCGAGCGCGTCGGACAGGCGACGCAAATGGCGACCCGGCAGGCGGCCGATGGGCTGCGGGTCGCGCCGGACACGGTGTACACCATGCCGCCGGGCAAGGAACTCCTCATCCTTGACGGCAGCCTGAACCTGGCGGAACCGGAAAGGCCCCGGGGGCACAACCGCCCCATCGACCGTTTCTTCGCTTCCCTGGCCAAGGACCAAAAAGGGAACGCCGTCTGCATTCTCCTTCCCGGGACGGGCTCCGACGGCACTTTGAGCCTCAAGACGGTCCAGGCGTCTGGCGGTATCACGCTGGCCCAAAACAGCGACGCCAGGTTCGCGGACAGGCTTCAGAGCGGCCTGACCACGGGGGTGGTCGATTATGTCCTGGACGTCCAGGAAATGCCTGGAAAAATCCTGAACCTGCTCAAACATCGGCCCAACCTGCCCTTGGAATCCCAGGCAACAGTCGAAACTATGGAAAAAAGCGAGTTCATTAAAAAAATATTGCGCAAGATAAAGGTCAAACGCGGGCATGATTTTTCATGGTACAAACCCAATACCGTGGCCCGTCGCATCGCACGGCGCATGGCCCTGCTGCAGATTCCGGAACGACAGGATTATCTTGCCTATATCAAAAACAATGACGCCGAAATAAAAATGCTTTTCCAGGAACTCCTCATTGGCGTGACCAACTTTTTCCGGGACGAGGAGGCCTTCGAAATTCTGGCCCGGACGGTCATTCCGAAAATCATCACCGGCAAATCCGAGGCCGAAACCATCCGGTTCTGGGTGGCCGGCTGCTCCACCGGGGAAGAAGCCTATTCCCTGGCCATGCTTCTGGCCGAACATATGGGCCGGCACGGCAAAACCAACCGGGTCCAGATCTTCGCCACGGACATCGACGAGGAAAGCCTGGAGGTTGCCCGGCATGGCCTCTTCCCCGCGGCCGTTGAAGCCCACGTCTCTCCCGAACGCCTGAGCCGTTTCTTTTCCAAGGAAGGCCCTGCGTACAGGGTGATGAAATCCCTTAGGGAAATGATCATCTTCGCCCCGCACAGCCTGATCCGCGACCCTCCCTATTCGCATATTGATTGCATCAGCTGCCGGAACCTGCTTATTTATCTGTCCCCGGATCTGCAGAAGAAAGTCCTGCCCATGTTCCATTATTCCCTCAATCCGCAGGGATTTCTATTTCTTGGGCCGTCGGAATCCGTTACGGAGCAGATGGGCCTTTTCGAAACGGTAGATCGAAAGTGGAAAATATTTCAGGCTAAAGCAAATACCCCGGGCAAAATTCATGACATTCCATTTATCTTGTCGAATGGACAGCAAGTAATGCTTGAAACCTCCAACGAATCCTGTCATTCCGACCATACTTCCTATACAAGACAAGCACAGCAGCTTATCGTTACAAGATTTTCGGCTTCAAGTGTCGTCATCAACGACCGCTACGAGCCACTGACTTTTTTCGGTCCGGTCAATCGCTATTTTGAAGTCACTGCCGGTGAATCCACCAAAAGCATCTTGTTGCTGGCCAAGGAATCGTTACGGCCGTACCTGCGCTCGACCCTGCACACAGCCCTCAAGGAAAACCAATCCGTACGGCGGAACAGCTTGCACCTGCCCGTGGACGGCAGAATCGAAACGGTTGACCTGATTGTCATGCCGCTTTGGGAGGACGAACGGCTCGAACGGCTTTTCCTGGTCGTTTTCGAGCATGTCGGGTGGAGCGGAGACAAGGCCGCCTCGCACATGATCGGCCCGACGGCCGATTGCGAAGTGCTGATCAAAAGCCTGGAACAGGAGCTCAATGCAGCCAAGACAGAATTGCAGACAATGGTCCAGGAACTGGAAGGCGCCAACGAGCAACTGAAGTCGTCCAATGAAGAATTGATGAGTATGAATGAGGAACTCCAATCCTCCAACGAGGAGCTGGAGACATCCCGCGAGGAACTTCATTCCATAAACGAAGAACTGACCTCGCTTAACAACGAAATGCAGCACAAATTCGACGATCTGTGCAGCGCAAACAGCGACCTGCAAAATTTCATCAACAGCAGCCGGATCGCCACCCTGTTTCTGGACAAGAATCTGACGATCCGGCGATTCACGCCCCAGGTCATGGATTTCTTCAACATCCTGGACGTGGATATCGGGCGTCCCTTTGCCCATCTGCGCTCCCGGATCGATTACAAGGAAATTTTCGAGGACATCCACCACGTCCTCGAAACCCTGATGCCACTGGAACGGCAGTTGGTCGGCCAAGCCGACCAGCGCATCCTGACCCGCGTCATTCCCTACCGTTCGATCAACGACCGGATAGACGGCGTGGTATTGACCTTCATGGATGTCACCTCGGCCGTGGCCGCCGAGAAGCGGCTCTCGCAGCAGACCGAAGAGCTGGAAACGCTCTACAAGACCATTCCGGACATCTACTTCAAGGTCGCCCCGGACGGCACCATCCTCAACTGCCGCTCCACGCACCAGCCGGATATCATCCCGGATGCCACCCTTGTGGCCGGCAAGCATTTCTCCGAGATTTTCGGCCCCGAGCACGGCGCCACCCTGGAGGAGGCCCTGCAGGAAGCGCGGGAAGCGGACGCCCAGCGCAGCCTGGATCTCCATTTCGTGGCCCATGGCAACAACCGCCACCTGGAAGTGCGCATCGTTCCCGTGGCGGCCGAGACCTTTGTCGTCATGCGGGACATGACCGGCCTCAAACAGGCCGAGGACAGACTCCGGTTCCAGGCCGACGTCCTGTCGCAGGTCAGCGACGCGCTGATCGCCGTGGACGAGGCAGGCTCCATCATCCTCTGGAATCCGGGCGCCGAACGGATTCTCGAAATCCCGGCCGAGCGGGCCATGGGGCAACCCCTGGAGGCCTTCACCGGCATCAAATGGATCATGGCCGACGATGCCGCCGCCGATCGTCCCGAGGACCGACAATTGTGGATCAAGGAATTCGATCATGCCCGGGCCGACGGCAGCCACATCGTGGTGGAATCGTCGGTAAGCGTCCTACGCGACACCCGGGGGAACAGGATCGGATTGCTGGCCATCCTGCGCGATGTTTCCGACAACAAGCGCTTCGCCAAGGAACTCCTCGAAGCCAAACAGAAGGCCGAACGGGCCAATCGGACGAAGAGCGAATTTTTGGCCAACATGAGCCACGAGATCCGGACTCCCATGAACGGCATCCTCGGCATGACCCAGCTCGCCCTCAACCGCGACCTGCCCGACGACGTGCGGGAATTTCTCCAGCTCGTCCACCAGTCCGGCCAGTCGCTTCTCGACATCATAAACGACATCCTGGACCTCTCCAAGATCGAAGCCGGCCGGGTGGTGCTGGAGCAAAAGCCCTTCGACCTCGTGGAGATGGTCGAATCCACGCTCAAGCCCCTTGGGCTCCTGGCGCGGGACAAGGGGCTCACGTTCCTCTTCTCCATTGCGCCGGGCGTCCCGGACCGGGTGATCGGCGACAAGGGACGGTTGCGTCAGATCCTGACGAACATGGTGGGCAATGCCATCAAGTTCACCAAACGGGGCCGCGTGGAGGTCAAAGTCCGTCTGGCCGAGATCCAGGAGCCTGGCAGGGCGTCCTTGCTCTTCCTGATCAAGGACGAGGGCATCGGTATTTCAAGCGCCCAGATTCATTCCATCTTTGAAAAATTCGAGCAGATTGCCTCCTCTGCCCATGTCCAGTACGGAGGCACCGGCCTTGGCCTGGCCATTTCCAAGGCGCTCGTGGAAATGATGGGCGGCGTGATCCAGGTCGAAAGCGAACTCCACAGGGGCAGCACGTTTTCCTTTGTCCTTACCCTGGAGAAGGTCGCGGAAATCGAGACGACGCCCCCGTCCCCCCTGTCGGCCGGCCAGGACGGCATTTCGCCGCTTAAAATCCTGCTGGTGGAGGACAACCAGGTCAACAGCCTGTTCGCCAGCCACATCCTGCAGAGCTGGGGCCATACCGTGGAAATCGCCAACAACGGCCGGCAGGCGGTGGAGACGCTCAAAACCCGCGAGTTCGACCTCGTGCTCATGGACGCCCTCATGCCGGTCATGGACGGCGAACAGGCCACGCGGCTCATCCGTTCGGGCGAGGCCGGCAATCCGGATATCCCCATCGTGGCCCAGACCGCCTATGCCTTGCAAGGCGACCGGGAACGATTCCTGTCCGTCGGCATGAACGACTATATTTCCAAGCCCCTGAATCTGGATGAATTGCAGCGGGTTTTGGGGCGGGTCATGGAAGCGAAAAAGAAGGATCGGTCGCACTGA
- a CDS encoding PEP-CTERM sorting domain-containing protein, which translates to MKRFILSICLALSIIALGTISSHAFVVTGDYSDTVDFYSSGTYDGRTYQLIGDNPDFSYTHSVDFAYPAVDVTSAFLTLTYSQVDSSWWNPAEVWVVQAGNSKTQIGTLDSTSGWKAETFNIPYALYSSIAGSTWNLLITFDETTGGSDSFKLDKSVLSGCYTYDPCDPGTVPEPATMLLLGTGMIGLLGSRKRFMKKA; encoded by the coding sequence ATGAAGCGGTTCATCCTGAGTATCTGTCTGGCTTTGTCGATCATAGCCCTGGGCACCATTTCGTCTCACGCCTTCGTCGTTACTGGAGACTACAGCGATACCGTTGATTTCTACAGCAGCGGCACCTACGATGGGCGGACATATCAATTAATTGGCGACAATCCTGATTTCAGTTACACCCACTCTGTCGACTTCGCCTATCCGGCTGTGGACGTTACCAGCGCATTTTTGACTCTTACCTATAGCCAGGTTGATTCTTCCTGGTGGAATCCGGCCGAGGTTTGGGTTGTCCAGGCCGGAAACTCCAAGACCCAGATCGGTACGCTGGACAGCACCAGTGGATGGAAGGCCGAAACATTCAATATCCCCTACGCTCTGTACAGCTCCATTGCCGGCAGCACCTGGAATCTCTTGATCACCTTCGACGAAACGACCGGCGGCAGCGACAGCTTCAAGCTCGACAAGAGCGTGCTGTCCGGCTGCTACACCTACGACCCCTGTGATCCGGGCACCGTGCCTGAGCCCGCCACCATGCTGCTCCTCGGTACCGGCATGATCGGCCTGCTCGGCTCGCGCAAGCGGTTCATGAAGAAGGCCTAA
- a CDS encoding GspE/PulE family protein translates to MDRQTLLPFASPQAALALWRRLGRADDSEDDLLARAADRLGLEPVTVDAATPVDVELLNRLPAHFAKTHLLLPLAALPDGRVRVAVATPFLGTVAGELSHQLGTPVSLCLANAVKIDEVLEAAYGEGGMARAVKDLEDADFEELENIEDLKDMAQAAPVIKLVNNLFMEAIVQKASDIHLSPYEDGLEMRYRVDGILHVVKQVPRKFQAAIISRLKIIANLDIAERRIPQDGRIRLKVEGHDYDIRVAVTPTVFGEGAVMRILDKASIQVALADSGFAPTMLAQWLELIKRPNGVILVTGPTGSGKTTTLYSSLNHIKSPEIKFITVEDPVEYQLRGVDQIQVNAKVGMTFASALRSILRQDPDVLMIGEIRDFETAEIAVQSALTGHLVFSTLHTSDAATAITRLIEMGMEPYLVASTLVASLAQRLVRKLCQACRRRAPDGTWSAPGCELCGGSGYKGRLGIFELLRMTDPMRRLVLEKSDASVLGELARQEGLRSLYEDGMAKAAQGLTTAEEVARVASA, encoded by the coding sequence ATGGACCGGCAAACCCTGCTCCCGTTCGCCTCGCCCCAGGCGGCCCTGGCCCTGTGGCGCCGGCTCGGCCGCGCGGACGATTCCGAGGACGACCTGCTGGCCCGGGCCGCGGATCGGCTGGGCCTGGAGCCCGTGACCGTGGACGCGGCCACGCCGGTGGATGTGGAACTCCTCAACCGCCTGCCCGCCCACTTTGCCAAGACACACCTGCTTCTGCCCCTGGCCGCCCTCCCCGATGGCCGTGTCCGGGTGGCCGTGGCCACGCCGTTTCTGGGCACCGTGGCCGGGGAACTGTCCCACCAACTGGGAACGCCGGTGTCGCTGTGCCTGGCCAACGCCGTCAAGATCGACGAGGTCCTGGAAGCCGCCTACGGCGAGGGGGGCATGGCCCGGGCCGTCAAGGATCTGGAGGACGCGGATTTCGAGGAGCTGGAAAACATTGAGGACCTCAAGGACATGGCGCAAGCCGCCCCGGTCATCAAGCTCGTCAACAACCTGTTCATGGAGGCCATCGTCCAGAAGGCCTCGGACATCCATCTTTCGCCCTACGAGGACGGCCTGGAAATGCGCTACCGAGTGGACGGCATCCTGCACGTGGTCAAGCAGGTGCCGCGCAAGTTCCAGGCCGCCATCATCTCGCGCCTGAAAATCATCGCCAACCTGGACATCGCCGAGCGCCGCATCCCCCAGGACGGTCGCATTCGGCTCAAGGTCGAGGGTCACGACTACGACATCCGAGTGGCCGTGACCCCCACCGTGTTCGGCGAGGGCGCGGTCATGCGCATCCTGGACAAGGCGTCCATCCAGGTCGCCTTAGCCGACTCCGGTTTCGCCCCGACCATGCTGGCCCAATGGCTGGAGCTCATCAAGCGCCCCAACGGCGTCATCCTGGTGACCGGCCCCACAGGCTCGGGCAAGACCACCACCCTGTACTCCTCGCTCAACCACATCAAATCCCCGGAAATAAAGTTCATCACCGTCGAGGACCCGGTGGAGTACCAGTTGCGCGGCGTGGACCAGATCCAGGTCAACGCCAAGGTGGGCATGACCTTCGCCTCGGCCCTGCGCAGCATCCTGCGCCAGGACCCGGACGTGCTCATGATCGGCGAAATCCGTGACTTCGAGACGGCCGAAATTGCGGTACAGTCCGCCCTGACCGGCCATCTCGTCTTCTCCACCCTGCATACGTCCGACGCGGCCACGGCCATTACCCGGCTCATCGAGATGGGCATGGAGCCCTATCTCGTGGCCTCCACCCTGGTGGCCTCCCTGGCCCAGCGCCTGGTGCGCAAGCTGTGTCAGGCCTGCCGGCGCCGGGCCCCGGACGGCACCTGGTCCGCGCCTGGGTGCGAGCTCTGCGGCGGTTCGGGCTACAAGGGACGGCTGGGCATTTTCGAGCTGCTGCGCATGACCGATCCCATGCGGCGTCTCGTCCTGGAGAAATCCGACGCCTCGGTACTGGGAGAGCTGGCCCGCCAGGAAGGGCTGCGCAGCCTCTACGAGGACGGCATGGCCAAGGCGGCCCAGGGACTGACCACCGCCGAGGAAGTGGCCCGGGTGGCCTCGGCCTGA
- a CDS encoding type II secretion system F family protein: MALFGYTALKGDLRVAGEIEAASQGEATLALRRKGLSPLSVEARTGAAGVAGPGPGLFPSRGIGTKDVTKLTRQLASLLGSGLTLSRSLALLARQSEAKRARGVIDALGEKLRSGATFSEALAAFPREFDALYVAMIRAGEAGGRMEEAAERLAGIREASEEIAAKFKSALIYPAFMFLAMSGAVIVLVTFVVPRFGQLFADMGQAMPLPTRMLLDAVAVFQAYWWLLPAVLIPGWLGLRHYAASSEGRYALDAAVLKIPLAGRLVHELSLSRSCRTLGGMLQSGVPLLTALSSAAAVAGNTVVARCLSGSIKNVQEGKKLGDSIRTIGGFTPYAEEMAAVGEEAGSLDRMMLRVADTYDRDTETLLKGLTSLIEPLMILVMGGVVAFIVLAMLLPIFQMNLMAG, translated from the coding sequence TTGGCGCTGTTCGGTTACACGGCCCTCAAGGGCGACCTGCGGGTGGCGGGCGAGATCGAGGCTGCCAGCCAAGGCGAAGCCACCCTGGCCCTGCGTCGCAAGGGGCTGTCCCCGCTGTCCGTGGAGGCGCGCACGGGAGCGGCGGGTGTGGCCGGTCCGGGCCCGGGACTTTTTCCCAGCCGAGGGATCGGTACCAAGGACGTGACCAAGTTGACTCGCCAACTGGCCTCGCTGCTGGGATCCGGCCTGACCCTGTCCCGGAGCCTGGCCCTGCTGGCCCGGCAATCCGAGGCCAAACGCGCCCGGGGGGTCATCGACGCCCTGGGCGAAAAGCTCCGTTCCGGCGCCACGTTTTCCGAAGCCCTGGCCGCCTTTCCCCGGGAGTTCGACGCCCTGTACGTGGCCATGATCCGGGCCGGCGAGGCCGGGGGCCGCATGGAGGAGGCCGCGGAACGCCTGGCCGGCATCCGGGAGGCCTCCGAGGAGATTGCCGCCAAGTTCAAGAGCGCGCTCATTTATCCCGCCTTCATGTTCCTGGCCATGTCCGGAGCCGTCATCGTGCTGGTGACCTTCGTGGTGCCCCGTTTCGGCCAGCTCTTCGCCGACATGGGCCAGGCCATGCCCCTGCCCACCCGGATGCTGCTTGACGCGGTGGCCGTGTTCCAAGCCTACTGGTGGCTGCTCCCGGCAGTTTTGATCCCTGGCTGGCTGGGCCTGCGCCATTACGCTGCCTCGTCGGAGGGACGCTACGCCCTGGACGCGGCCGTTCTGAAAATCCCCTTGGCCGGTCGGCTCGTCCACGAACTCTCCCTGTCCCGGTCCTGCCGCACCCTGGGCGGCATGCTCCAGTCCGGGGTCCCGCTTTTAACGGCCCTGTCCTCGGCTGCGGCCGTGGCCGGCAACACCGTGGTCGCCCGCTGTCTGTCCGGCTCCATCAAAAACGTCCAGGAAGGGAAAAAACTCGGCGATTCTATCCGGACCATCGGCGGATTCACCCCCTATGCCGAGGAAATGGCGGCTGTTGGCGAGGAGGCGGGTTCCCTTGACCGCATGATGTTGCGGGTGGCCGACACCTACGACCGCGACACGGAAACCCTGCTCAAGGGCCTGACCTCCCTGATCGAACCCCTCATGATTCTGGTCATGGGCGGCGTGGTGGCCTTCATCGTGTTGGCCATGCTCCTGCCCATTTTCCAGATGAACCTGATGGCCGGATAG
- a CDS encoding prepilin-type N-terminal cleavage/methylation domain-containing protein gives MRHDVRVPGRAGFTLLELLVVLVILGVVSALTMPLLGPRLEGARLQAAAASLVTLAGSGRYLSVASGYNHELVLSLETRRVLLRRSDTKAVVMARHLDKGVAIDWIRVRGNVHKEGGTTMVFHPDGTATDASMTLRHRQRTLLLTLDPASGRLREGSLGT, from the coding sequence GTGAGACACGACGTCCGCGTTCCGGGTCGGGCCGGGTTTACGCTGCTGGAACTCCTCGTGGTTCTGGTCATCCTCGGCGTGGTCTCGGCCCTGACCATGCCCCTGCTTGGGCCGCGGCTGGAGGGAGCCAGGTTGCAGGCCGCGGCGGCCAGCCTCGTGACCCTGGCCGGTTCCGGGCGATACCTGAGCGTGGCCAGCGGCTACAACCACGAACTCGTCCTGTCCCTGGAGACGCGGCGGGTCCTGTTGCGCCGGTCCGACACCAAGGCCGTCGTCATGGCCCGACACCTGGACAAGGGGGTCGCCATTGACTGGATCAGGGTCCGGGGCAACGTCCACAAGGAAGGCGGGACCACCATGGTGTTTCATCCCGACGGCACGGCCACGGATGCCTCCATGACCCTGCGTCACCGGCAACGCACACTGCTCCTGACTCTGGATCCGGCCAGCGGCAGACTACGCGAAGGTTCGTTAGGCACATGA
- a CDS encoding type IV pilus modification PilV family protein — protein MHKQNRSAQGGFTLLEVMVATAIMAIGLTAVLTVFSASQRAVSQAIGSERARLEAERLMAELLQASPKAPFENTGDCRPPLSGHWRTRAGAMPEHPELTVFTVGVTFPTPAGTRTVTLETAQANMQLPPPSGAVK, from the coding sequence ATGCATAAACAGAATCGGTCTGCACAGGGTGGCTTTACCCTGCTTGAAGTTATGGTGGCCACGGCAATTATGGCCATAGGGCTTACGGCGGTCCTGACGGTGTTTTCGGCCTCGCAGCGGGCCGTGTCCCAAGCCATTGGCAGCGAGCGGGCCCGACTGGAGGCAGAACGTCTCATGGCCGAACTGCTGCAGGCCTCACCAAAGGCGCCCTTTGAGAACACGGGGGACTGCCGTCCTCCCCTGTCGGGCCACTGGCGGACACGGGCGGGGGCCATGCCGGAACATCCGGAACTGACCGTGTTCACCGTGGGCGTGACATTCCCGACCCCGGCCGGCACTCGGACCGTGACCCTGGAAACGGCCCAGGCCAACATGCAATTGCCGCCCCCAAGCGGCGCTGTGAAGTGA
- a CDS encoding PDZ domain-containing protein translates to MLKTWRSAPCIWLVTVLALAAATGCSSKAYKDYQPLDTSSIQHPQVGVTLKVVPVGDDLRLFSEFKADEVVLVVTRVKDGLPAARAGVRVGDLFLSLDGIRVRGMRECLAVMQRKQAGEPILLGIFRQGAPSTLQATLQ, encoded by the coding sequence ATGCTGAAGACTTGGAGGAGCGCACCCTGTATCTGGTTGGTGACCGTCCTGGCCCTCGCGGCCGCCACGGGGTGCAGCAGCAAGGCGTACAAGGACTACCAGCCCCTCGACACGAGTTCGATCCAGCACCCGCAGGTGGGCGTCACCCTCAAGGTGGTCCCGGTCGGCGATGACCTGCGGCTTTTCAGCGAATTCAAAGCCGACGAGGTGGTGCTGGTCGTCACCCGGGTCAAGGACGGCCTGCCCGCCGCCAGGGCCGGCGTGCGGGTCGGCGATCTTTTTCTGAGTCTCGATGGCATCCGTGTGCGGGGCATGCGCGAATGCCTGGCCGTGATGCAGCGCAAGCAGGCCGGAGAACCGATTCTGCTGGGGATTTTCCGCCAGGGAGCCCCCTCTACCCTGCAGGCCACGCTCCAGTAA
- the gspG gene encoding type II secretion system major pseudopilin GspG — protein MRMQGNRRPPRGFTLIEMLVVVVIIGVLASIVGPRFFGKADEAKIAAAKSQLEVFALALDSYQLDTGDYPSQEQGLKALVEKPSSGTVPKGWNGPYLRKRELPKDPWGNDYGYVKPGKHNPDYDLYSLGKSGKPGGDGENANITNW, from the coding sequence ATGCGGATGCAGGGAAACAGGCGGCCGCCCCGGGGGTTCACCCTCATTGAGATGCTCGTGGTGGTGGTCATCATCGGGGTCCTGGCCTCCATTGTCGGACCACGTTTTTTCGGCAAGGCCGACGAGGCCAAGATCGCGGCGGCCAAAAGTCAGTTGGAGGTCTTCGCCCTGGCTTTGGACAGCTACCAGCTCGATACCGGGGATTACCCGAGCCAGGAGCAGGGGCTCAAAGCCCTGGTGGAAAAGCCGAGTTCCGGCACCGTGCCCAAGGGCTGGAACGGCCCCTATTTACGCAAGCGCGAGCTGCCCAAGGACCCCTGGGGCAATGACTACGGCTACGTCAAGCCCGGCAAGCACAATCCCGACTACGATCTCTACAGCCTGGGCAAGAGCGGCAAGCCGGGCGGAGACGGCGAGAATGCCAACATCACGAACTGGTAG
- a CDS encoding PulJ/GspJ family protein, protein MPTSRTGRGHQRHAPVPEEGQGYGPDPSQSGFTLLELTIALTLGALLLSAAYASFHAAMAGRDRTQRALEPLMRARYVFASLSRDLLRLHEECTDKDFACEEHSCLFPILDPHGEKIFIRYAFIDGELRRERFAPGERAPDAAAPAATSVVAGNLSQVMFYTHKALLTKDKWFPRLVDLDLDFGRGTQRQERYSHAVYLETTPHDATSN, encoded by the coding sequence ATGCCAACATCACGAACTGGTAGGGGGCACCAACGACATGCCCCTGTACCAGAAGAAGGCCAGGGGTACGGCCCGGACCCGTCCCAGTCCGGATTCACCCTGCTCGAACTGACCATCGCCCTGACCCTGGGCGCCTTGCTGCTGAGCGCGGCCTACGCGAGCTTTCACGCGGCCATGGCCGGGCGCGACCGGACCCAGCGCGCCCTGGAGCCCCTGATGCGAGCCCGGTACGTCTTCGCCTCCCTGTCCCGGGACCTGCTGCGCCTACACGAGGAGTGCACGGACAAAGACTTCGCCTGCGAGGAGCACTCCTGCCTTTTTCCCATTCTTGATCCCCATGGTGAAAAGATTTTCATTCGCTACGCGTTCATCGATGGCGAACTGCGCCGGGAACGCTTCGCTCCCGGAGAAAGGGCACCCGATGCCGCCGCTCCGGCAGCAACGTCCGTGGTGGCGGGGAACCTGTCCCAGGTGATGTTTTACACGCACAAGGCCCTGTTGACCAAGGACAAGTGGTTTCCTCGCTTGGTCGATCTGGACCTGGACTTCGGTCGCGGGACCCAACGGCAGGAGCGGTACAGCCATGCGGTCTATCTGGAAACCACGCCCCATGACGCAACCAGCAACTGA